The following are encoded together in the Desulfobotulus pelophilus genome:
- a CDS encoding DEAD/DEAH box helicase, with protein MTFDHLGLRPELMKAIRDKGYTKPTPIQNLAIPAILHGRDLLARAQTGTGKTDAFALPMVELLSQQPNRLKHPRALVLTPTRELALQVGECIQAYARRTSLRCTVVYGGVSLPPQIEKLKKGIDILVATPGRLLDLAGNRHLRLSHIEFFVLDEADRMLDMGFSKAITEIRKLLPSERKTMLFSATYSSEIKKLAATMLQDPAHIEIEPEKTAAESVSQRVHMVARENKRALLLHLLSQEASTQVLVFSRTKHGANKLAEKLANHGIRTAALHGNKSQSVRTRTLSAFKNNDIRVLVATDVAARGLDIDHLPFVVNFDIPGIAEDYVHRIGRTGRAGASGIAISFVSSEEKASLKAIEQLLGQKIPVKKVDGFTEDDDLPAHILLRPGNKSSEKRADREILELVQQREARKQASREKTKSRRKNESKASRRPAFSR; from the coding sequence ATGACATTTGATCACCTTGGTCTTCGCCCCGAACTGATGAAAGCCATTCGGGACAAAGGTTATACAAAGCCGACCCCCATTCAAAACCTTGCCATTCCAGCAATCCTTCATGGCAGAGACCTTCTTGCCAGAGCCCAGACAGGCACAGGTAAAACCGATGCTTTTGCCCTTCCTATGGTTGAACTCCTCAGCCAGCAGCCAAACCGCCTGAAACATCCACGTGCTCTGGTTCTTACTCCTACACGGGAACTGGCTCTTCAAGTAGGAGAATGTATTCAGGCCTATGCAAGAAGAACCTCCCTTCGCTGTACGGTAGTCTACGGTGGAGTCAGTCTTCCCCCGCAGATTGAGAAGCTCAAAAAAGGGATTGATATTCTTGTTGCCACACCGGGCCGCCTCCTGGATCTTGCCGGCAACCGCCACCTCCGTCTTTCCCACATCGAGTTTTTTGTTTTAGACGAGGCCGACAGAATGCTGGACATGGGCTTTAGTAAAGCTATTACAGAAATACGGAAACTGCTTCCCTCTGAACGCAAAACCATGCTCTTCTCTGCCACCTATTCCAGCGAAATCAAAAAGCTGGCGGCAACAATGCTGCAGGACCCTGCCCATATTGAAATTGAACCCGAAAAGACCGCTGCCGAGTCCGTCAGCCAGAGGGTCCATATGGTGGCCAGAGAAAACAAAAGGGCCCTCCTTCTTCACCTTCTAAGCCAGGAGGCCTCGACCCAGGTTCTGGTTTTTTCCCGCACGAAGCACGGCGCAAACAAGCTGGCTGAAAAACTGGCAAACCATGGTATACGGACTGCCGCACTCCATGGAAATAAAAGCCAATCCGTGCGTACACGAACCCTTTCGGCCTTCAAAAATAATGATATCCGCGTTCTTGTGGCAACGGATGTTGCTGCAAGGGGTCTTGATATCGACCATCTGCCTTTTGTTGTGAACTTTGATATACCCGGAATTGCGGAAGATTATGTACACCGTATCGGTCGCACAGGAAGGGCGGGGGCCAGCGGAATAGCCATCTCCTTTGTCAGCAGTGAAGAAAAGGCCAGCCTGAAAGCCATTGAACAATTACTTGGTCAAAAAATACCGGTCAAAAAAGTAGATGGCTTTACGGAAGACGATGACCTTCCAGCCCATATTCTGCTTCGGCCGGGCAATAAATCCAGTGAAAAAAGGGCAGATCGAGAAATTCTTGAACTCGTGCAACAAAGGGAGGCAAGAAAACAGGCTTCCAGAGAAAAGACAAAATCACGGCGCAAAAACGAATCAAAAGCTTCCCGCAGGCCTGCTTTCTCCCGATAA
- a CDS encoding YcaO-like family protein, protein MIHFIMQHKTTEAATGYFRPAPFPEPIFKNLVKLCKQRPEDAFLRGFLLENILALSDEDRSTMQQDPFLLFAMKEASQASGASWVLPEKLPPGKSPLAYLRSTFSDSRTAWIELFRQNIFHLQTPDPTAMDKLPAPELSGPDIPLNPLTIDAIPQKAIPAPPMPGPLDVFYAASERLQNHTKLMTSEKRHMASLSPIALLREWDLDRKIDIPGYEQRLTGKQTSYGRGFSVETARAACIMEAAERISAFADVKKDHIGHRLLPTPIQKASFSELKQNSAEALNPNDLLLEAPFPDEAIWWMPGQKITSEGRLSCLVPVQCVLLFSNLPEIQLFTALGSTGLAAGASEEGARLAGLLEVIERDAEATMPHNPSNCFQIYSQDPQIKRVLDAYRKHGIYPFFEDITTEFGIPSYRCLVIAENGKVIRGTGSHLYGKRALLAAMTETPWPFPGPSTQRPDSEMPLIKLEDLPDFSTSNPAADLDRVEQCLAANGYTPIHVPITRSDLRIPVVRSLVPGLEIVGDFDRFSTVNKRLFTRYEKLINTPLSGLKNLRTHR, encoded by the coding sequence ATGATTCATTTTATCATGCAGCACAAGACAACAGAAGCCGCCACAGGTTATTTCAGGCCCGCTCCTTTTCCAGAACCCATTTTCAAAAATCTGGTCAAGCTGTGCAAACAACGTCCCGAAGACGCTTTTCTCAGGGGATTTCTCCTCGAAAACATTCTGGCACTTTCTGATGAAGACAGATCAACCATGCAACAAGACCCTTTTCTGCTTTTCGCCATGAAAGAAGCCTCTCAAGCGTCCGGTGCTTCATGGGTTCTTCCGGAAAAACTACCTCCCGGAAAATCTCCTCTGGCCTATCTTCGATCGACTTTTTCTGACAGCAGAACCGCCTGGATAGAACTTTTCCGCCAAAATATCTTCCACCTGCAGACCCCAGACCCTACAGCTATGGACAAACTGCCCGCTCCGGAACTGTCCGGGCCCGATATTCCCCTGAACCCCCTTACCATTGATGCCATACCGCAGAAAGCCATACCGGCCCCACCCATGCCCGGGCCATTGGACGTTTTTTATGCGGCATCCGAACGCCTGCAAAACCATACAAAACTAATGACATCAGAAAAACGCCATATGGCATCCCTGAGCCCCATAGCCCTTCTTCGCGAATGGGATCTGGATAGAAAAATTGATATTCCAGGATATGAACAAAGACTCACCGGCAAACAGACAAGCTATGGAAGAGGTTTTTCCGTCGAGACTGCGAGGGCTGCCTGCATCATGGAAGCAGCAGAAAGAATCAGCGCCTTTGCCGATGTAAAAAAAGATCATATCGGCCACAGACTCCTCCCAACCCCCATACAGAAAGCCTCTTTCTCTGAACTTAAGCAAAACTCTGCAGAAGCCCTCAACCCCAATGATCTGCTTCTCGAAGCCCCCTTTCCTGATGAAGCAATCTGGTGGATGCCCGGTCAGAAAATAACCTCAGAAGGCAGGCTTTCCTGCCTTGTACCCGTGCAGTGCGTGCTGCTGTTCTCCAATCTTCCGGAAATCCAGCTTTTTACGGCTCTGGGATCAACAGGGCTTGCAGCAGGGGCCTCCGAAGAGGGAGCAAGACTTGCCGGCCTCCTGGAAGTTATTGAAAGAGATGCGGAGGCAACCATGCCCCACAACCCATCAAACTGCTTTCAAATTTATTCTCAAGACCCTCAAATTAAAAGGGTTCTTGATGCTTACCGCAAGCATGGAATCTACCCTTTTTTCGAAGATATCACAACAGAGTTCGGCATTCCCTCCTATCGGTGTCTTGTCATAGCAGAAAATGGCAAAGTTATCCGTGGCACAGGCTCTCACCTTTATGGCAAACGTGCCCTGCTCGCTGCCATGACAGAAACACCATGGCCTTTTCCAGGGCCATCCACGCAAAGACCGGATTCTGAAATGCCCCTCATTAAACTGGAAGACCTTCCTGACTTTTCAACATCCAATCCTGCGGCAGATCTTGACCGTGTGGAACAATGCCTTGCCGCCAACGGATATACCCCTATCCATGTACCCATAACCCGGTCTGATCTGCGTATTCCCGTTGTGCGCAGCCTCGTTCCCGGCCTGGAGATAGTGGGAGATTTCGACAGGTTTTCAACCGTCAATAAAAGGTTATTTACCCGTTATGAAAAACTTATAAACACTCCCCTGTCCGGCCTGAAAAACCTACGTACCCATAGATAA
- a CDS encoding RsbRD N-terminal domain-containing protein: MDWKVLLGDYREKMAERWVDLVVRTYPAKRSQSFFLNEKDPFSNPVGHTLRTALPDVLNALIDGAEDSVLETMLDPVIRVRAVQEFTVREAITFVFYLKDLAREVLKNSITEKDNAPLYAFDKRVDDLALVAFSLYMGCREQIWSFKSRHVVERSINLLEKADILCEVENLGVDILPQRIFRRMQKDAAAKKSAITQ, from the coding sequence ATGGATTGGAAGGTATTGCTGGGCGATTATAGGGAAAAAATGGCAGAGCGGTGGGTGGATCTTGTGGTAAGAACCTATCCTGCCAAACGAAGTCAGTCTTTTTTTCTGAATGAAAAAGATCCTTTTTCAAATCCCGTGGGACACACTCTGCGTACAGCCCTTCCGGACGTTTTGAACGCTCTCATTGACGGGGCAGAAGATTCGGTCCTTGAAACAATGCTCGATCCTGTTATCCGGGTCCGTGCTGTGCAGGAATTTACGGTCAGGGAAGCCATTACTTTTGTATTTTATTTAAAAGATCTTGCCCGTGAGGTTCTGAAAAATTCAATAACTGAAAAAGATAACGCACCGCTTTATGCCTTTGATAAGCGTGTGGATGATCTTGCCCTTGTGGCCTTCTCTTTATATATGGGATGCAGGGAACAGATCTGGTCCTTTAAATCCCGTCATGTTGTGGAAAGAAGTATCAATCTGCTGGAAAAGGCGGATATCCTCTGTGAGGTCGAAAATTTAGGTGTGGACATTCTGCCCCAGCGAATTTTCCGGCGGATGCAGAAGGATGCGGCAGCTAAAAAATCGGCCATCACCCAGTAG
- the dsrM gene encoding sulfate reduction electron transfer complex DsrMKJOP subunit DsrM has translation MNQHLLYSLAAVLVLGLIGYAGGNGMPYLFGVVIPYAAMVLFFAGFAMRMLGWVKSPVPFRIPTTCGQQQSFSWIQHSKYDNPSDGKGVVVRMLLEIFLFRSLFRNTKNEIREGKIAYNLEIWLWLFGLVFHYSFLVVLVRHLRFFLEPLPALLVVVETLDGILQIGLPGVMLSGFMLLGAALFLFARRVVIPQVRYISLTADYFPILLIAVIAATGILLRYFTKVDIFMVKQMTMGLATFSPVVPEGIGGLFYAHLFLVCVLFAYFPFSKLMHSGGIFLSPTRNLANNSRTVRHVNPWNPELKFVTYADYEDEFREKMIEAGLPVEKKE, from the coding sequence ATGAATCAACACCTGCTTTATTCCCTTGCGGCGGTACTGGTTCTCGGTTTGATCGGCTATGCCGGTGGAAACGGGATGCCCTATCTGTTTGGGGTTGTGATACCCTATGCCGCCATGGTGCTGTTTTTTGCAGGATTCGCCATGCGGATGCTGGGCTGGGTAAAATCCCCTGTCCCCTTCCGTATACCGACCACCTGCGGGCAGCAGCAATCTTTTTCCTGGATCCAGCACTCAAAATACGACAACCCTTCGGATGGAAAAGGTGTTGTGGTACGTATGCTGCTGGAGATTTTTCTTTTCCGTTCTTTGTTCCGCAATACAAAAAATGAGATACGGGAAGGAAAAATCGCTTATAACCTGGAAATCTGGCTCTGGCTGTTTGGTCTTGTTTTCCATTATTCCTTCCTTGTGGTTTTGGTAAGGCACCTTCGTTTTTTTCTGGAGCCTTTGCCTGCACTGCTGGTGGTGGTGGAAACTCTGGACGGTATTTTGCAGATCGGGCTTCCCGGTGTGATGCTGTCTGGTTTTATGCTGCTGGGGGCGGCTCTTTTCCTGTTCGCACGCAGGGTTGTGATTCCTCAGGTGCGGTACATTTCCCTTACGGCAGACTATTTCCCCATTCTGCTGATTGCAGTGATTGCGGCAACGGGCATTCTTCTGCGGTACTTTACCAAGGTGGATATTTTCATGGTAAAACAGATGACCATGGGGCTTGCCACTTTCAGTCCTGTGGTGCCTGAAGGCATTGGTGGTCTTTTCTATGCCCACCTTTTCCTTGTCTGTGTACTGTTTGCTTATTTTCCCTTCTCAAAATTAATGCACTCCGGTGGTATTTTCTTAAGCCCCACACGGAATTTGGCCAACAACAGCCGGACTGTACGTCATGTCAATCCCTGGAATCCCGAGCTGAAGTTCGTTACCTATGCGGATTATGAGGACGAATTCAGAGAGAAGATGATCGAGGCCGGCCTGCCGGTGGAAAAGAAGGAGTAA
- the dsrK gene encoding sulfate reduction electron transfer complex DsrMKJOP subunit DsrK — MVDIPKADELIQIDNAPGKECWMDVPPDLSEGRFCYPAKPKTLEYLGLPNARVWSPADEDWQLPADWQKIVHEGFKERLDKYRSLKVFMDICVRCGACADKCHFYIGSGDPKNMPVLRAELLRSIYRNDFTMAGKILGRIAGARKLTPQVIKEWFSYFYQCTECRRCSVYCPYGIDTAEITMMARELLNLLGLNINWIKDPVANCSRTGNHLGIQPQNMVEIIDFFCDDIEEITGVRPNPTFNRKGAEVLFITPSGDAFADPGTYTYMGYLMLFEAIGLDYTISTYASEGGNFGLFTSSDMMKKINAKMYHEANRLGVKWILGGECGHMWRVINQYMDTMNGPTGPKMETPKSPITGTVFNNAASTKMVHIAEFTADLIRNGKLNLKPGRNDHLKVTYHDSCNPARAMGMLDEPRYVLQNVCNNFYEMPENTIREQTFCCGSGSGLNTEEIMEIRMRGGLPRANAVKHVHDKYGVNMLSCVCAIDRAVLPPLMDYWVPGVEVTGLHELVGNALVLDGEHARETNLRFEPLENAEGADE; from the coding sequence ATGGTCGATATTCCCAAAGCGGATGAATTGATCCAGATCGACAACGCACCGGGCAAAGAGTGCTGGATGGATGTTCCACCGGATCTGTCCGAAGGAAGGTTCTGTTACCCGGCCAAGCCTAAGACTCTGGAATACTTAGGGCTTCCCAATGCAAGGGTCTGGAGTCCCGCGGATGAAGACTGGCAGCTGCCTGCGGACTGGCAGAAAATTGTTCATGAAGGTTTCAAGGAGAGGCTGGATAAATACCGTTCTCTGAAAGTGTTCATGGATATCTGCGTTCGCTGTGGTGCCTGTGCGGATAAATGTCATTTTTATATTGGCTCCGGTGATCCCAAGAATATGCCCGTCCTCAGGGCTGAACTGCTGCGTTCTATTTACCGCAATGATTTCACCATGGCTGGTAAGATACTGGGACGTATTGCCGGTGCCAGAAAACTGACCCCTCAGGTAATTAAAGAGTGGTTCAGTTATTTCTATCAATGTACGGAATGCCGCCGTTGTTCCGTGTATTGTCCTTACGGCATTGACACGGCAGAAATAACCATGATGGCCCGTGAGCTTTTGAACCTTCTGGGTCTCAACATTAACTGGATCAAGGATCCTGTTGCCAACTGTTCCCGCACGGGGAACCATCTGGGAATTCAGCCCCAGAACATGGTGGAAATCATTGATTTCTTTTGTGATGACATTGAGGAAATCACTGGTGTCAGGCCCAATCCAACCTTTAACCGTAAGGGTGCTGAGGTTCTCTTCATTACCCCTTCCGGTGATGCCTTTGCCGATCCAGGTACCTATACCTATATGGGGTATCTGATGCTGTTTGAGGCTATTGGCCTTGATTATACCATTAGCACCTATGCTTCGGAAGGTGGTAACTTCGGCCTGTTCACATCTTCCGATATGATGAAAAAGATCAATGCCAAAATGTACCATGAGGCCAATCGTCTTGGTGTCAAGTGGATTCTTGGTGGAGAATGCGGTCATATGTGGCGCGTTATCAACCAGTATATGGATACCATGAACGGTCCTACGGGTCCGAAAATGGAGACTCCCAAATCTCCGATTACGGGAACGGTCTTCAACAATGCAGCCTCAACAAAAATGGTGCATATTGCGGAATTTACCGCCGACCTGATCCGTAATGGCAAGCTGAATCTCAAGCCCGGTCGCAACGATCACCTCAAGGTGACCTATCATGATTCCTGCAACCCGGCCCGTGCCATGGGAATGCTGGATGAGCCCCGTTATGTGCTGCAGAATGTTTGTAATAATTTTTATGAAATGCCTGAAAACACCATTCGGGAGCAGACGTTCTGCTGTGGTTCCGGCTCCGGTCTGAATACGGAAGAAATTATGGAAATCCGTATGCGTGGTGGCCTGCCAAGGGCCAATGCCGTTAAGCATGTTCACGATAAGTATGGTGTCAATATGCTTTCCTGTGTCTGTGCCATTGACCGCGCTGTTCTCCCTCCGCTGATGGATTACTGGGTGCCGGGTGTGGAGGTTACGGGCCTGCATGAACTGGTGGGCAACGCCCTGGTCCTTGACGGCGAACATGCAAGGGAAACCAACCTTCGTTTTGAACCCTTAGAGAATGCGGAGGGTGCAGATGAGTGA
- the dsrJ gene encoding sulfate reduction electron transfer complex DsrMKJOP subunit DsrJ, which yields MSDKLKVLAGLVVLAVLITVPFWLNAGKTGEVPEVVIADAAKKAGACVESKEWMAANHMILLDTWRDTVVREGKHIYVNESGQEFNMSLSSGENSCLGCHTSTAEFCDRCHDYTGVGTLYCWDCHIDPTKENK from the coding sequence ATGAGTGATAAATTGAAAGTCCTTGCGGGGCTTGTCGTTCTGGCGGTCCTGATTACGGTTCCCTTCTGGCTGAATGCCGGTAAGACTGGTGAGGTACCGGAGGTGGTCATTGCGGATGCTGCCAAAAAAGCTGGTGCCTGTGTGGAGTCAAAAGAGTGGATGGCTGCCAACCATATGATCCTGCTGGATACATGGCGGGATACGGTGGTTCGTGAAGGCAAGCATATCTATGTGAATGAAAGCGGGCAAGAGTTCAATATGAGCCTTTCTTCCGGAGAAAATTCCTGCCTGGGTTGTCACACGTCCACAGCGGAATTCTGTGACCGCTGTCATGACTACACCGGAGTGGGTACCCTCTACTGCTGGGATTGCCACATAGACCCGACAAAGGAGAATAAGTGA
- the dsrO gene encoding sulfate reduction electron transfer complex DsrMKJOP subunit DsrO, which produces MKESRRKFLKIAGVSAIGIGTGSVLTAFASSGSKDEKAAETAGARFKKRPESLTAGHWGMVIDIRKIDADLAAEIQKACHSIHNVPDIEGKQELKWVWPSDFKHVFPMQENRYLSEELKKAPVLALCNHCENPPCVRVCPTKATFQREDGIVMMDFHRCIGCRFCMAGCPYGARSFNFRDPKPFIKEMDPMYPHRMIGVVEKCNFCDERLAKGQMPACVEVSRGAILFGDLDDPNSNVRKALKANTTIRRKPSLGTGPSVYYIV; this is translated from the coding sequence ATGAAGGAAAGCAGACGCAAGTTTCTGAAAATAGCCGGTGTTTCCGCCATCGGTATCGGAACGGGTTCTGTGCTGACTGCCTTTGCCTCTTCGGGTTCGAAGGATGAAAAGGCTGCGGAAACCGCAGGTGCCCGGTTTAAAAAGAGACCCGAGTCCCTTACGGCTGGGCACTGGGGTATGGTGATTGATATTCGCAAAATTGATGCGGACCTTGCGGCAGAAATCCAAAAAGCCTGTCACAGCATACACAATGTTCCCGATATTGAGGGGAAGCAGGAGCTGAAGTGGGTATGGCCTTCGGACTTCAAGCATGTTTTCCCCATGCAGGAAAACCGTTATCTCTCTGAAGAGCTTAAGAAAGCTCCTGTTCTTGCCCTGTGCAATCATTGTGAGAATCCTCCCTGCGTACGGGTATGCCCCACCAAGGCTACCTTTCAGCGCGAAGATGGCATTGTCATGATGGATTTTCATCGCTGCATCGGCTGTCGTTTCTGTATGGCAGGCTGCCCTTACGGTGCCAGAAGTTTTAACTTCAGGGATCCAAAACCTTTTATCAAGGAAATGGATCCCATGTATCCCCATCGTATGATTGGTGTTGTGGAAAAATGTAACTTCTGCGATGAGCGCCTGGCCAAGGGCCAGATGCCCGCCTGCGTGGAAGTGTCCAGGGGTGCCATTCTGTTTGGTGATCTGGATGATCCCAACTCCAATGTCCGTAAGGCCCTGAAAGCCAACACGACCATCCGACGGAAACCGAGTCTGGGTACCGGCCCTTCCGTCTACTACATTGTGTGA
- the dsrP gene encoding sulfate reduction electron transfer complex DsrMKJOP subunit DsrP has translation MLEKAIKGSSKYWIWIASLLLVIGVAGLAWMKQLDQGLVITGMSRDVTWGFYIAQFTFLVGVAAGGVMLVLPYYLHDYKAFGRITVLGEFLAIASIIMCLLFIIADMGFPSRLMNVIWHASPDSMLFWDMIVLNGYLLLNILVGWNVLEAERNGVPAKKWVKILALISIPWAFGIHTVTAYLYCGLPGRGFWLSAIIAPRFLASAFAAGPAFLIILATILKKTTGFDSGDKALRTLSKIVCYALIANVFFFICEVFVVFYSQNPEHMDHFIYLFWGTGNLVPFMWASMILMVTGIVLLLIPKYRNNLSLLPWICGIVFIGTWLDKGLGFVTGGFVPNPLHEYTEYAPTALELVISMGIFATGFLVLTLLFKMVVGVKKEVGDY, from the coding sequence ATGCTGGAAAAAGCGATCAAAGGAAGCAGTAAATACTGGATATGGATCGCCTCCCTGCTGCTTGTCATCGGGGTGGCGGGACTTGCCTGGATGAAGCAGCTGGACCAGGGGCTTGTCATCACCGGCATGAGTCGGGACGTGACCTGGGGCTTTTATATTGCTCAGTTCACCTTCCTTGTGGGTGTGGCCGCAGGGGGGGTTATGCTGGTTCTTCCCTATTATCTCCACGACTATAAGGCCTTTGGCAGAATTACCGTTCTCGGTGAGTTTCTGGCCATTGCCTCTATTATCATGTGTTTGCTTTTCATTATTGCAGACATGGGTTTTCCTTCCCGGCTGATGAACGTGATCTGGCATGCCAGCCCGGATTCCATGCTTTTCTGGGATATGATCGTTCTTAACGGTTATCTACTCTTGAATATCCTTGTGGGTTGGAATGTACTTGAAGCGGAACGTAACGGTGTTCCAGCCAAAAAGTGGGTGAAAATTCTCGCTCTTATTTCCATTCCATGGGCCTTTGGTATCCATACGGTGACAGCGTACCTGTACTGCGGTCTGCCCGGAAGGGGTTTCTGGCTTTCTGCCATTATTGCTCCCCGCTTTCTGGCCTCCGCCTTTGCAGCAGGCCCGGCTTTCCTGATTATTCTGGCTACGATTCTTAAGAAAACCACAGGTTTTGATTCTGGCGACAAAGCCTTGCGGACCCTTTCCAAAATAGTCTGCTATGCTCTCATTGCCAATGTGTTCTTCTTTATCTGTGAAGTATTTGTGGTCTTCTACAGCCAGAATCCGGAACATATGGATCACTTTATCTATCTGTTCTGGGGTACGGGGAATCTGGTACCCTTCATGTGGGCATCCATGATTCTCATGGTGACGGGGATTGTTCTGCTTCTGATACCGAAATACAGAAATAACCTTTCTCTGCTGCCATGGATCTGTGGAATTGTTTTCATCGGTACCTGGCTGGATAAAGGGCTCGGTTTTGTTACGGGCGGTTTTGTTCCCAACCCACTGCATGAGTACACAGAATATGCGCCAACGGCTTTGGAGCTGGTGATCAGCATGGGGATTTTTGCTACAGGTTTCCTTGTGCTCACCCTGCTCTTTAAGATGGTTGTGGGTGTTAAAAAGGAAGTTGGGGATTATTAA
- a CDS encoding rubredoxin translates to MVKYECPCGYVYDPAEGDPGNGIAAGTAFEDLPDDWVCPVCDAEKEFFEKAD, encoded by the coding sequence ATGGTAAAATACGAGTGTCCCTGTGGTTATGTGTATGATCCTGCCGAAGGTGACCCCGGTAATGGTATAGCAGCGGGAACGGCCTTTGAAGATCTTCCTGACGATTGGGTCTGTCCTGTCTGTGATGCGGAAAAAGAGTTTTTTGAAAAGGCAGATTGA
- a CDS encoding FKBP-type peptidyl-prolyl cis-trans isomerase, producing the protein MRKAEKGDQVQVHYTGTFPEGEVFDSSAGKEPLRFELGGGQMIPGFDAAVHGMAVGEKKTITLPPEEAYGPSNPELVAVYEKSLFPEGMELEEGMLLESRMEDGTVIPIRIAAIDGENVTVDANFPMAGKTLVFNLELVSIS; encoded by the coding sequence ATGCGCAAGGCGGAAAAAGGCGATCAGGTTCAGGTTCATTATACAGGAACTTTTCCTGAAGGAGAGGTTTTTGATTCTTCTGCAGGTAAGGAGCCCTTACGTTTTGAACTGGGCGGTGGTCAGATGATTCCCGGCTTCGATGCCGCTGTGCATGGGATGGCCGTGGGAGAGAAGAAAACCATCACCCTGCCGCCGGAAGAAGCCTATGGCCCCAGTAATCCTGAGCTTGTGGCTGTTTATGAAAAGAGCCTTTTCCCTGAAGGGATGGAGCTTGAGGAGGGAATGCTTTTGGAAAGCCGGATGGAGGATGGAACGGTTATACCGATCCGTATTGCCGCCATTGATGGTGAAAATGTGACAGTCGATGCCAATTTCCCCATGGCAGGTAAAACCCTGGTATTTAACCTTGAGCTGGTATCTATCAGCTGA
- the lpxC gene encoding UDP-3-O-acyl-N-acetylglucosamine deacetylase, whose amino-acid sequence MPIRTRQQTLRAPISCYGIGVHSGKNATLTLKPAPENHGIRFFRTDLPGTQGIPALFSRVVDTSLATVIGENGVIVSTIEHLMAAFAGMGIDNARVELDNYEMPIMDGSAIVFADKIRETGIIAQSAPCSHFIVTHPIEIADGDKFVGAYPDNSFRITCTIEFPNPIIGRQTISIDLGGDHFFSEIAPARTFGFLHEVEMMKQLGLGRGGSLETAVVVSGEEVINEGGLRFPDEFVRHKLLDCIGDFSLIGMPIRGHIKTVKSGHLFNHHFITEFFKNRSCWETVTPT is encoded by the coding sequence ATGCCCATTCGAACCCGTCAGCAAACTCTCAGAGCTCCCATTTCCTGTTACGGCATTGGTGTACACTCCGGTAAGAATGCCACACTCACCCTGAAGCCAGCTCCGGAAAACCACGGAATCCGGTTTTTCCGGACCGATCTACCCGGAACGCAGGGAATCCCAGCCCTTTTCAGCCGTGTGGTGGATACCAGCCTTGCTACGGTCATCGGAGAAAACGGGGTTATCGTTTCTACCATTGAGCACCTGATGGCAGCTTTTGCCGGTATGGGCATCGACAATGCCCGTGTTGAACTCGATAATTACGAAATGCCCATCATGGATGGAAGTGCCATTGTATTTGCGGATAAAATTCGAGAAACCGGTATTATTGCCCAGTCAGCCCCCTGCTCCCACTTCATTGTCACCCACCCCATTGAAATAGCCGATGGAGACAAGTTTGTGGGTGCCTATCCAGATAACAGCTTCCGCATTACCTGTACCATAGAATTCCCAAACCCGATCATTGGACGGCAAACCATCAGTATTGATCTTGGTGGAGATCATTTTTTTTCAGAAATTGCGCCTGCAAGAACGTTTGGTTTTCTGCACGAAGTAGAAATGATGAAACAGCTGGGCCTGGGACGGGGAGGTTCTCTGGAAACGGCGGTGGTGGTCAGTGGTGAGGAAGTGATCAACGAAGGGGGACTGCGCTTCCCGGATGAATTTGTCCGGCATAAGCTTCTGGACTGCATCGGCGACTTTTCCCTGATCGGCATGCCCATACGCGGACATATCAAAACCGTTAAATCCGGACACCTTTTCAATCATCATTTCATCACAGAATTCTTTAAAAACCGTTCCTGCTGGGAAACCGTCACCCCAACCTAA